CAAATAACAGGATACGAGACTGGTCCCACTCTTTTTAACACGGTTGGCCTTTCAACATGGACGAGTAATGATTATCATCTGGCAACTAACAAATATCGCAGGAAGCTGCCATCAAATGTGAAAATAGAACTTCATAAGCCAGTTGTTGAGGTCAATAACGAAAATTACAGATACCTACAGGTGCTGGACATAATCGATGGGCTTGACAAATATCACATCGACGCAGAGGATCCTAATTATGTAATCAGGAATACTGTTAAGAAATTGGGGCTAGATGTGCTAAAAATTCTTGCCTATGCGGATAAGCATTATAAGAAATTAACGCTGCTCAAATGTGTAAGGATATTCACTGAGGATACGATATGATGGATCTGTAGACAAAATATTTGCGGCGGAACTTTGTCTCAGACATAAACTTTATTTTGACTCTGCAAAACATATCTACGATCTAGCAGTACTTTTTGCGCAAGAACAGATACGGTCATTTCTGGCTGATCAAAAAGAATTCTTAAGAATACTTGATCTGAAGCGCAAAGAAGAAACAGCATGGTACGGCAGCGATCTTAGCGACAAGCCATTTAATGAATACATGGTTTTTAATAAAATTTCGGAGAACATCAGTCTTAAAGAAGCGTTTGAGTCAATGCAGGAAATTTATATATTTAACCCGAAAGACAGGCTTGATTTTGAGTATGTATCTAATTGCATTAATATACTGTTCGAAATCCTTGTCTCGTTTGTAATTTAGTCTACTGTCTACGCCGAGACATTCATACGGATTTCAGTCCATTGATTTGATTCGGCGCACCCCGCTCCTGAGATCACAGAGGATCACCCCATAAACGGTCAACGATCGCGCCTTGGCGTATGACCTCAGTTAAGGCAATACGGTCCTGGGATCGAAACATGATATAGTATTACAATAATGACGGGCAAAGACGTTGTCATATTATGGATCTGCCTTGGATAGGGATGTGACAGATGAAAAAGAAGTTCGTCTTTTCCAATATCGTCCTGCTCGGCCTTGTGAGCCTGTTTATCGACATGAGCACCGAAATGGTCTACCCGCTTATCCCCCTGTATCTGACATCGGCGCTGGGAGCGACCCCGGCGATCATCGGGGTCATCGAAGGCATAGCGGAAAGCATCGCCTCCCTGCTCAAGGTGTTCAGCGGCTATATCGGCGACGTGTACCAGAATAAGAAACATCTTACTTTCATAGGCTATTCCGCCGCTGTGGTTTATAAGGTGCTTCTTCTTCTGTCGTCCTCCTGGACAGGAGTGCTGGCGGCAAGGGCCGTGGACCGCATAGGAAAAGGCATCAGGACCGCGCCGCGCGACGCGCTTGTCGTGCAATCCAGCGAGAAGATGAAGCTTGGCGGTTCCTTCGGCCTGCACAAGATGCTCGATATGGCCGGCTCATCTTTCGGCGCGCTGCTGGCGTTTGTCTTTATCGCGACCGGCCTCGGTTTTCACAGGGCCTTCCTCTATTCGATTATCCCGGCCATTATAGGCATCATGATCATTCCTGCGATAAGGGAGGAGAAAAGTCCGGTACAGACTGCCGAGAAGCTGACCCTGAAGGGCTTTGAGCTCAGCGGGAGGCTGAAACTCTACCTTGCCGCCATTTTCGTCTTTTGTCTGGGGAATTCATCCAATACCTTCCTGCTTCTTAAAGCACAGGAGCGTGGTTTTTCGACCTCACAGGTCATATTGCTATACCTGATTTTTAACGTTTCCACATCGATCCTTGCTATCCCGGCCGGGAAATTATCCGATAAATTTGGGAGGAGTTCGATCCTCGTTCCCGGATATATTATCTATGGCCTGGTCTATTTTGGGTTTGCGGCGCTTGCGTCGGAATGGATGATCGTGGTCCTCTTCATAGCTTACGGAGCCTATAACGCATTTATCAGCGGCGCGGAGAGAGCGTTTATAGCGGACGCATCCCCCGAGGATTTCAAGGGAACGGTGCTCGGCATCTACGGCATGCTGCAGGGCATAGGTCTTCTGCTCTCATCCGTGATAGCGGGCGCGCTGTGGGTCAATATCAACTCAAGCGCGCCGTTTTGGTTCGGGGGTATCCTAGGCCTTCTTTCAGCTCTCATGGTAGCGGTGATATTGAGGAAAAAACAGCCGGCGCCGGGCAGGCCATGATGACCCGCACTCCGCATCCCCGTCGATATTATGTATCCTTTTTTATCCGGCTGACGCGTGATCAGCTTTTTTTCTTTTTTGAATATGGGGTATCCTCAAGCGGTAATTTAGTCCTGAATTTTCCGTCAAAGTTGTAATAAGCAAGCTGTATCGCAGCGGCTCCCGGAATTGCCGCGATCTCGCCTATCCCTTTGGCGCCGGCGGCAAGGCCATCGCCCGCGCTGTCTATGATGATCGTCTCTATCTCAGGGACCATCGTCGAACGGAAGAGCCCCAGCGTACCGAACTTAGCCTTAGGCACACAATCCTCCAGAGGGTATTCTTCAGTAAGCGCGTAGCCCATGCTCATGACTGCCCCGCCCTCGATCTGCCCTTCGACGCTCTTGGGGTTTATCGCCCTTCCGACGTCGTGGGCGGCAATGAATTTAGCGAGCCTGCCGTCTTCTCCGAGGATGGCCATCTGTGTCGCGTAACTGTAGGAGATGTGGCTGACGGGATGCGGTTTGTCTGAGCCCATTTTATCCGTCACGCTTTCAAATTCCGCGTAGTATTCACTGCCCTCCAGCTCCGCCAGGGTTTTGGCTTCAAGGGCGGTTTTAAGCTGCATGGCGGCTCTTCTTGTGGCTTCGCCCGTGATGACTGTCTGGCGCGACGCCGTTGTGTTGCCTGAGTCCGGGGTATAGAACGTGTCGGCTGGATCATGCATGACAAATTCCGGCGAAATACCCGTTACGTCGCATACCATCTCTGTCAGTACGGTACCCAGGCCCTGGCCGATGCATGCGGCGCTGGTGGCGATATGTACGATCCCATTTTTGACCCTGAGCCTGCAGCGGCCAAAATCAGGGACCCCGACCCCAAGTCCGGCATTTTTCATGGCGCATGCTATTCCCGCCTTCGGGTTGCGGTCGTACTCTTCTTTGACGGAAAGAAGCGTCGCCTCAAGCGCGGTCGTGTCGTCTGCGATCTGTCCGTTAGGAAGGACCTGCCCCGGCCTTATTGCGTTCCGGAAACGGATCTCCCACGGCGATATCCCCACGAGCTCCGCGAGCATGTTGATGTTGCACTCTATGGCAAAACAGCTCTGCGGCACGCCAAAACCGCGAAACGCCCCCGTAGGCGGATTGTTCGTATAGACGGCAGTGCCGGCGATATCTATATCCTGATAGTTGTAAGGCCCGGCCGCATGGGTACAGGCGCGCTGGAGGACAGGCCCGCTCAGTGACGCGTATGCCCCCGCGTCGGATATGATAACGGCCTTCATCGCCGTCAATTTGCCATTTTCGTCGCAGGCGGTAGTCATATCGATCTCCATCGCGTGACGCTTGGGGTGTACCCTCAGGCTCTCCGCCCTTGAGAGCGAGACCTTGACGGGACGTCTTGTAAGGTAGGCAAGGATCGCGGCATGGTGCTGAACGCTCATGTCCTCTTTGCCGCCAAACCCGCCGCCCACGGTCTCGGCTGTGACACGGACCTTGTTGTGCGGCAGCCCAAGCGCCTCCGAACACTCCTTAAGAGTCTGGTACACTCCCTGGTCGCCGGAATAGATCCTAACGACATCGCCGTCCTCGATAAGCGCTACCGCCGTCTCCGGCTCAAGAAACGCGTGTTCGGTAAAGGGCAGGCTGTAGTGGTTTGTGACGACATGCCTGGATTTGGCTATTACAGCTTCCGCATCGCCTCTGAC
The sequence above is a segment of the Synergistaceae bacterium genome. Coding sequences within it:
- the xdh gene encoding selenium-dependent xanthine dehydrogenase encodes the protein MYALTVNGQHVESDKNRRLIDFLRDDLRLTSVKNGCGEGACGTCMVLIDGRASKACVWQLKDLEGKNIITVEGLDSREKEVYPYAFAMAGAVQCGFCIPGMVISAKGLIDSVPDPAPEQVREAIKNNICRCTGYKKIEEAILLAAKMLRGNIPVPDCRFTGAVGESMPRTDAAAKVLGIAEYAADKHIEGMLYGSALRTAYPRAVIKSIDASEAKALPGVAGVFTAADIPGKQKIGHLVKDWDVLIPVGKCTHYIGDALALIAAETPEILEKAKDLIKVEYEVLKPLTCPAGSLAEGAPPVHANGNIVSREHLVRGDAEAVIAKSRHVVTNHYSLPFTEHAFLEPETAVALIEDGDVVRIYSGDQGVYQTLKECSEALGLPHNKVRVTAETVGGGFGGKEDMSVQHHAAILAYLTRRPVKVSLSRAESLRVHPKRHAMEIDMTTACDENGKLTAMKAVIISDAGAYASLSGPVLQRACTHAAGPYNYQDIDIAGTAVYTNNPPTGAFRGFGVPQSCFAIECNINMLAELVGISPWEIRFRNAIRPGQVLPNGQIADDTTALEATLLSVKEEYDRNPKAGIACAMKNAGLGVGVPDFGRCRLRVKNGIVHIATSAACIGQGLGTVLTEMVCDVTGISPEFVMHDPADTFYTPDSGNTTASRQTVITGEATRRAAMQLKTALEAKTLAELEGSEYYAEFESVTDKMGSDKPHPVSHISYSYATQMAILGEDGRLAKFIAAHDVGRAINPKSVEGQIEGGAVMSMGYALTEEYPLEDCVPKAKFGTLGLFRSTMVPEIETIIIDSAGDGLAAGAKGIGEIAAIPGAAAIQLAYYNFDGKFRTKLPLEDTPYSKKKKS
- a CDS encoding MFS transporter, with protein sequence MKKKFVFSNIVLLGLVSLFIDMSTEMVYPLIPLYLTSALGATPAIIGVIEGIAESIASLLKVFSGYIGDVYQNKKHLTFIGYSAAVVYKVLLLLSSSWTGVLAARAVDRIGKGIRTAPRDALVVQSSEKMKLGGSFGLHKMLDMAGSSFGALLAFVFIATGLGFHRAFLYSIIPAIIGIMIIPAIREEKSPVQTAEKLTLKGFELSGRLKLYLAAIFVFCLGNSSNTFLLLKAQERGFSTSQVILLYLIFNVSTSILAIPAGKLSDKFGRSSILVPGYIIYGLVYFGFAALASEWMIVVLFIAYGAYNAFISGAERAFIADASPEDFKGTVLGIYGMLQGIGLLLSSVIAGALWVNINSSAPFWFGGILGLLSALMVAVILRKKQPAPGRP